From the Winogradskyella forsetii genome, the window TTTCAACATATTTAGAAGACATATTGCATTATTCACCTTCTAAAGGCTTCAGATTTAAGAGGTCTTTTCAGGAATCCACTTTATCTCTTCAGCTTGCAAATCATGTGACAACTTCCGTGCCAATACAAAAAGATAGTCAGATAGTCTATTGATATACATGAGGGTTTCGGGTTGAAACGGTTCTAAATCATTAAGATGTGACGCCAAACGTTCCGCTCTACGGCAAACGGTGCGTGCAATGTGACAGAATGACACAGTTTGATGTCCTCCTGGTAAAACAAAGTGCGTCATTTGTGGAAGACTGTCTTCCATAATGTCCATTTCTTTTTCTAGTTTATCAATGTCTTCGTTGGAGATCTTCGGAATTTTTAAGCGTTGCTCCCCATTTTTTAAAGTTGCTTTTTCAGGATCTGTCGCCAATATAGCGCCAACTGTAAATAGTCGATCTTGAATATGCATCAAAGTGTTTTTGTAAAGTTGATCAATGTCTTGATCCCTTATGAGTCCAATGTGCGAGTTAAGCTCGTCAATAGTGCCATAGCTTTCTATTCTTATATGATGTTTTGGAACACGGGTGCCACCGAAAAGTGCTGTTGTGCCTTTGTCTCCTGTTTTTGTATATATTTTCAAGGTTTGTTGTTTAAAGTTTGGTATTCAAAGTTAAGGATTTATGATGGGAAACATTACTTAAATATGCAGAGTTCCAAATAAAAAATAAGGAAATGTGCTTTATTATAAGTTTGCTTTCCAATTCATATGGACGTAGAACATGTGAATCTTTTTTCTGTTTAATAGTTCATTTTGTCTTGATACAAAACGAACCAAAAAATCACAATCAAAATATAGGAAATTGCTAAAGCACCATTCTCTTTCGAAACTTCATGCTTGAAGCTGCGCTTCGCAATTACGTTTCTTCGTTCATTATTTCTGAATTTTGATGTTTTTCGACGTTGTCGAAATTTGGGACTTGAGTATAAACTATTGTTATGTTCTAATTCTTAGAATATGACTTTCTAAGAATATTACTGTATAGTTTGTGTCACTGCCAACTGGCGACAGCTCATTGATGACTTTGTTACACATTAAAAGTATCACTCTCAATAACACCATCGCGTAAACGAATAACACGTTTAGCATGAGCTGCGATTTCTTCTTCGTGCGTTACCATAATAACCGTATTTCCAGATTTATGAATTTCATCGAAGAGGGCCATGATTTCAGTACCTGTTTTAGAATCGAGATTCCCGGTTGGCTCATCAGCCAAGATGATGGATGGTTTGTTAACTAAAGCTCTACCGACTGCAACTCGTTGTCTTTGACCACCAGAAAGTTGATTGGGTTTGTGATCCATTCGGTCTGCTAGTCCAACATCAGTGAGTACTTGTGAAGCGCGTTCTTCTCGTTCTTTTTTGGATGCTCCAGCATAGACCATCGGTAGCGCTACATTATCTAAAGCGGTTGTTCTTGGCAGTAAATTAAAAGTTTGAAAAACAAATCCAATTTCAGTATTTCTAATGTCTGCGAGTTCATCATCAGTCATTTGGCTTACGTCATTTCCGTTTAAGTTATAAGAGCCAGCCGTTGGTGTATCTAAACAGCCTAATAGGTTCATTAGTGTGGATTTTCCAGAACCAGATGGTCCCATAATTGCCACATATTCGCCACGTTTAATGTCTAAATCAATGCCTTTTAAAACATGAACAATTTCTTGTCCTAATTTAAAATCCCTAATGATATTTCTAATTTCAATGACGTTGCCGTTCATAGTTAAAGTGTCTTGGTTGTGAAAATGTTCCTGCAAGATACAGGATTAAATAACTTCATACAATAGGACGTCAAAGTTTTGAGGTTGTTACAATCTGATTTTAAAATGTTCTTTTTCTTGTTCTTTCCTGAAGAATACGAAGCCTAAATGAAAGCCATCTACAGTTACGGTTACGGCATTATGGTTTTTTATATATTCCCAGGCTTCGGTCATGCCTTTGGACCAATAAATATCATCGAAAACGAAAACGGTTTCATTATGGGTTTTGGGCAATAAAGTTTCAAAATATTGAATGGTTGCTTGTTTATTATGATGGCCGTCGAAGTAGATGAAATCGAATTGGTTGTTTTTTATATTTGGAATAGTATCGTTAAAATTTCCTATTAAGAATTCTACATTTTTAACACCTTGATTTTCAAGTTGGGATTTCGCAAATGCCGAGGTATTTGGACAACCCTCAATAGTTGTAATTGTGGCATTGGAATTCGCTAATGACAAGGCGTAAGTTCCCATGCCTAAAGAGGTCCCTAATTCTAAACTGTTTTTAAAGTCGAAATATTTAGAAACTCTAAATAAGAGTTGAGCATCTTTTTTTGAACTACTGGATGTTTTGGCCATTTTACTGACTCTTCTTTTATGAGCGTCAAGTGTTTTAGAGCCTTCTCCAAAATCTGTGATTTGTAATATCGTCTTTGAGTTTTCTAACGTTTTCTTATAGTCAAGGAGTTTAGTGTAAGCTTCGTATGCTGTTTTATCATAAAGACATTTAGTTATGAAATTATAGACAAAAGGGGAGTGGACGCCGTGTTGGTTTGTGGAGTTTAGTAGAAATTTTATGTATTCTTTTATTTGGTACATATGTTTCTCGCACGGTTTTTTATTCGCGCAAAGGGGCAAAGTGTTACGGTTAAAAAAAAGGTAATGCGTTTAAAGACGAAATTAAACACTAATATTTTTATAATCTTTCATCTTCTATAAAAAATAAAAAAAGATAGTATTGATTATTTTTACTTTGCGCCTTTGCGCCGTTGCGAGAGACTTTAGTTTTCTAATTTCTCAGATAACTCAAACCAACGCATTTCCTTTTCTTCAATCGTATCCATGATTATTTGAAGCTTATCGGAGAGTTTTTTAATCTCGTCTTGTGATAAATCAGGATCAAGGAATTTCGCTTCCAATGTTGTTTTATCTAATTCCAACGCGCGAATCTTAGATTCTAAATTCTTGTATTCTTTTTGTTCGTTGTAATCTAACTTATTGGCTTCGTTTTGTTTTACAGCTTTGGTATTATCGATTTTTTCGGCTGGCTCAATTTCCTTTGTTTGGCTATTGTCATAAGCCCTAAAATCTGAATAGTTTCCCGGAAAATCATCAACCACGCCTTCGCCTCTAAAGACAAACATATGATCTACAATTTTATCCATAAAATAACGGTCGTGCGAAACGACAAGCAGGACGCCTGGAAAATCCATTAGAAAATCTTCTAGTACATTTAATGTGACAATGTCTAAATCATTTGTAGGCTCATCGAGAATCAACACATTAGGGTTCTGAATTAAAACGGTACATAAATAAAGTCGTTTTTGTTCTCCACCACTTAGTTTTTCCACAAAATCCCATTGTTTTTTACGGTCAAATAAAAAGCGTTCTAGCAATTGTTGGGCACTAATTTGTCGGCCTTTGGCCAATGGAATATAATCGCCAAACTCCTTGATGACATCAATGACCTTTTGGTTGGGTTTTGCTTTAATTCCGCCTTGCGTGTAATAACCAATTTTAACCGTTTCTCCAATAACAATTTTTCCAGCATCTGGTTGTAAGCTTTGGGTTAATAAGTTAAGAAATGTGGATTTTCCAGTTCCGTTTTTTCCAATGACACCAATACGTTCGCCTTTTTTAAAGGTGTATTCAAAACCATCTAAAATAGTTTTGTCTTTAAATGATTTAGAGACATTATGAAATTCAATAATCTTGCTGCCTAAACGTTCCATATTGATTTCCAACTGAATTTGGTGATCATTTCGACGTTTATGGGCTTTCGATTTTATTTCTGAAAAATCATCGATTCTACTCTTGGATTTTGTTGTACGCGCTTTTGGCTGGCGACGCATCCATTCGAGTTCTTTTTTAAAAAGTTGCTTGGCTTTACCAACTTCGGTCGCTTCGTTTTCGATTCTGGCTTCCTTTTTTTCTAAATAATACGAATAGTTTCCTTTGTAGGTGTAGAGTTGTCCCTGATCTAATTCTATAATTTCATTACAAACCCGCTCCAAAAAATAGCGATCGTGTGTGACCATAAACAAGGTTTGTTGTGTTTTGGCAAAGTAGTCTTCCAACCATTCAATCATTTCTAAATCGAGATGGTTCGTCGGTTCATCTAAAATTAGAATATCTGGTTTGCTCAACAGGGATTGTGCTAGTGCCAAGCGCTTTTTTTGCCCACCGGAAAGTGTGTTCACTTTTAAGGATAAGTCATCTAGCTTTAACTGCGAAAGTGTTTGTTGATATTGCGTTTCAAATTCCCAGGCATTGTTTCTGTCCATAGCCTCAAATGCTTTTTGATACCCTTTTGTGTCTTCAGGGTTTTTCAGCGCATTTTCGTAAGCTTCAATAATTTTGATGGTTGGAATATCTGAAGCAAAAATGGTTTCTTCGAGTGTGAGATTAGGGTCCAAATCGGGTTCTTGGTCCAGAAATGCCAGACGAAGCCCTTTTCTAATGACAATTTGCCCTTCATCAGGTGTGTCTTTGCTAGATAAAATATTAAGGATAGACGTCTTTCCACTTCCATTTTTAGCCACAAAAGCAATCTTTTGATCTTTATGGATGCTAAAGGATAAATCTTTAAATAGAACGAGTTCTCCAAAAGATTTTGATATGTTTTCTACGTTGAGGTAATTCAAACTTTTTTTTGCAAAGAACGGAAATAAACCAAAAATAATAGTATTAGTTTTGATATTACTATTGATACATTATATTTGTCTCTAAAGATCCATTATATATATGAAGCGGATAAAGCTTTTGATTATTTTGTTGAGTTGTGTCATTGTTAGTTCTTGTATCCCTCATAAGGACACTATATATCTACAAAATAAAGAGAATGCTAATTATGATAGCATTCCAAATAATTTAACCGAAATTCAGAAACCTTATAGAATTCAAGTTAATGATATTCTTAATGTCAGAGTAAAGGCATTGGATCAAGAAACAGTATCTATTTTAAACCCGGCAGGAGATACGAATTTAAATGCTGGTAGCGCTGAGCGGGCTTATTTTGATGGGTTTACAGTAGATGTTCATGGTAATATAAGGATACCGACCTTGGGTTACATAAATGTTTTAGGGTTTACTACTGAAGAAATTGAAAAAAATATTGAAAAAAAATTACTTGAAGAGCAGTTTAAAGAAACGGCTAATATCTTTGTCACTGTAAAACTTGCTGGTCTAAGATATACTGCCAATGGGGAAGTTGGTAATCCTGGAAGTCAGGTGTTGTTTACTGAACGTGTAAACATTTTTGAAGCTATTGCCAATGTTGGTGAAATACCTGTAACTGGGAATAAAAAAGATGTCAAAATTATTAGACAATATCCTCAAGGTCAAAAAATACATAGTTTGGATTTAACCGATGTAAAGGTTATGCAATCACCGTATTATTACATACAGCCTAATGATATTATTTATGTAGAACCTTTAAAACAGAAGTCTCTCGGAACAGGAACAACGGCAATTTCTAGTATTACAACAATAGCTTCCATTCTTTCGCTACTTACTACTGGAATCTTACTTTATTCAAGACTATAATTTATTATGAGAGAATACGAAGAGTTCGAAGATGCAGAGTCTCAAAGTATGACATTTGACTTTAGGGGTTTTCTTTTTAAAGTTTTAAATTTATGGAAGTTTGTTCTGGTTTGTATTGGAGCGGCCTTATTAATAGCTTACTTTGTTAATGTACGCAAACAAAATGTCTATAGGCTAGATTCCTTAATTTCCATAGATAATGATCAGAATCCCTTTTTTACGGCGAATACAAGTATATCATTTAATTGGGGTGGAGTTTCAGGTAAAGTAGGTAAGGTAATGACAGCTATTAAAACCCGTACCCATAATGAAAAAGTAGTGGATTCTCTTCAATATTATATGGAATATTTAGAAGAAGGGAAGTATCGTAAAATCGACATTTATAAACGCGCTCCTTTTGAGTTTATTATTGATAAGTCTAAGAGTCAAATTCTTAATTACCCTGTGGGAATAAGATTTTTAAATGAGAATGAATTCGAAGTATTTACTGCATTTGAAGAAAGTAGTGCGGCAGGTCAAAAGTTTGGTGATAAATCAAAGACTAGAGTTGAGGTTCCAATCGGCGTTTTTAAAAAATCGTTTAAAAGTGGAGAAACCATTAACTTACCGTTTCTTAACGGACAAATTCTAGTTAAACCGCAACGTAATATTAAGAAAGGAGCAGAGTTTTTTCTTAAGTTTAGTAATTTTGATGGCGTTGTAAATGCTTATAAGTCAAATCTTGCAATATCAACTTATTCGGAAGCTTCTTCATCTGTTTTGAAACTGCAATTGTCTGGCCACAATAAAGCTAAGATTGTAGATTTTCTCAATGCTACCTCTGCTATTTTAAGTGAAGCTGAGCTAGAACGTAAAAATTTATATGCCACCAATACCATTAAATTTATTGATAGTAGTCTGGCAGCTGTAAATTTGAACCTCAAGGATTTTAACGATGAGATGAATCAATTTCGAAGAGATAATAAGGTGTTTAATGTTAGTGACGAAATTGCTCAGATCTCAGATGAACTTCGACAAATTGAATTGGAAAAACAAGATGAAGAATCAAAATTAGACTACTTAAAGAATCTTGAGGTTTATTTGAATACCAAAACCGATTATACCGATATTGCCGCACCAACAAGTGTCGGTATAGATGAAAACAATATTCTCAATAGTGTTTCTAAAATTGTTGCTTTAGCTGCTGAACGCCAAAATCTTGAGTACACAACTAAAGAAGGGTCAGGTCTTTTTAGGGAGTTGGACAGACGCATCGACTCTGAGAAAAATGTGCTACTTGAAACAATAGATGCAACAAAGGAAACAATTGGCGTAGGAATAGCGAATTTGATTCGTAAAATTGCTAATCTTGAGTCCAAATTAGGGGAGTTGCCTGAAGACGAACAACAGTTTTTAAAGATTCAACGAAAATTAGATATTAGCCAAGAAGCGTATAATATTTACTTAGCTAAGCGTAGTGAAGCTGCCATTGTAAAAGCTGCAAATGTTTCTGATCTAAGCATTGTTGATGAAGCTAAAGATATAGGTGGAGGTTTAATAGGTCCTAATAAATCCCTCAATTATATGATGGGGCTAATGTTAGGTTTTTTTACGCCTTTACTTTTAATATTTATTGTATATCTTTTAGATAACACCATTCATGGTTCGGATGAGGTAGTCAGATTGTCCAATATTCCTATTTTAGGGTTAATTGGTAAATACCGTTATAAAAACAATTTGGTAGCTTATGAGAAGCCAAAGTCTGCAGTAGCCGAATCCTTTAGGGCGATTAGATCGAGTTTACAGTTTATTTTTAATAAGGAAGAGCAGAATACAAGAGCAAAGACTTTAATGATAACCTCTTCAGTTAGCGGTGAAGGAAAAACGTTTACATCTATTAATATTGCTACAGTTTATGCACTTTCTGGAAAAAAGACCATTTTGCTAGGACTTGATTTGCGAAAACCAAAAATCTTTGGTGATTTTAATATTACCAACGATAAAGGTGTGGTTAATTATCTTATTGGAGATAGCACTTTAGATGAGATTTCAACGCATACTCATATTGATAACTTAGACATTATCCCTTCAGGTCCTATTCCTCCTAATCCTTCAGAATTGTTAATGAGTAGTAAGATGAAGGAAATGATAGCGACGCTTAAGCGAGAGTATGACATGATTATTTTAGATACGCCGCCATTAGGTTTGGTTACTGATGCCTTAGAATTAACACAGTATGCAGATGCTACTGTTTTTATGGTGCGTTTAGATTATACCAAAAAAGGCATGCTTCAACTGGTTAATGCTAAGCATCGTAGTGGTGAATTGAAAAACGTTAGTTTTGTTCTTAATTTCTACAGACATAAGAACAATCACAATTATGGTTATGGTTATGGCTATGGTTATGGTTATGGTTACGGAGTTTATGGGAATACCTATCACGAAAAGGATAATATTTCAATATTAAAAAAAATTAAGAATTTCTTGAAAAGAATTTAATCGGTTTTAATTCCTATATTTTGATTACTAAAACTCAACTTCAGGTCAAACACTTATTTGATGTGGTTTTGGTAATTATAGTAATGCCATTAATTATAGTTCCTATTCTAATACTTGTGATTATTGCGACTATAGATACGAAAAAAATTGGCATATTTTCTCAATATCGCGTTGGTCAACATGGCAAATTGTTCAAAATATATAAAATAAGAACATTAAAAGACGGCGAGCATCAATTAGGTCATTTTGATCAGTATGCATCACCGATCGGAAAATTCTTTAGACGTACAAAACTAAATGAGTTTCCCCAGCTATTTAATATCTTAATCGGTGATATGAGTTTTGTGGGCCCAAGACCTGATTTGCAAGGTTTTGCTGACGAATTAAAGGGTGATGATAGAATTATTTTAAAAGTCAAACCAGGGATTACCGGTCCTGCATCCTTAAAATACAGGAATGAAGAATACGTATTAGAACGGCAAAAAGATCCGGATCACTACAATAGAACGATTATTTGGGTAGATAAAGTGAAAATCAATAAAAAGTATGTTATGAATTACAGTTTTTGTTTAGATTTGAAACTCATTTTAAAATCTACTTTAAACAAATGACACATTCAGAAGATAAAATTGCAATCATAGGTTTAGGCTATGTCGGTTTGCCCCTTGCCGTAGAATTTGCAAAACAATATTTTGTTATTGGTTTCGATATCAATAAACAGCGTATCAGTGAATTAAATAATGGTGTCGATAAAACATTAGAAGTCGAAAACGATAATTTAAAATCAGTATTAACTACAGATTTGAATGCTAACAAAGGACTTTATATAACAGATAATGTAGAGGCATTGGCAGTAACAAATGTTTATATTATTACCGTACCAACACCAACGGACGCTTTAAATAAGCCCGTGTTTACACCATTAATAAAAGCAAGTGAAACTGTTGGGAAAGTATTGTCTAAAAATGATATCGTTATATATGAATCAACTGTTTATCCTGGAGCAACTGAAGATATCTGTGTTCCGATTCTAGCAGAATTTTCTGGATTAAAATATAATGAAGACTTTTTTGCAGGTTACTCACCTGAACGCATAAATCCAGGTGATAAAGAGCACACAGTTACTAAAATTTTAAAGGTAACTTCAGGTTCTACACCAGAGATAGCTCAAAAAGTTAACAATTTATATTTAAAAGTTATAACAGCAGGAACGCATTTAGCACCTTCCATTAAAGTAGCTGAGGCGGCAAAGGTGATTGAGAACTCACAACGCGATATCAATATTGCTTTTGTCAACGAATTATCAAAAATATTCAGACTATTGGATATCGATACTAAAGCTGTTTTGGAAGCTGCTGGTACCAAATGGAACTTCTTAAAGTTTTCGCCAGGTTTGGTTGGTGGTCATTGTATTGGCGTCGATCCATATTATTTGGCACAAAAGGCAATTGAGTCTGGTTATAATCCTGAAATTATCTTAGCCGGTCGAAAAATGAACGATAGTATGGGAAGCTATGTTGCCACGGAAACGGTAAAGATGATGATTAAAAAAGGAGCTACCATAAAAGGATCAAAAGCTTTAGTTTTAGGAATTACTTTTAAAGAAAATTGTCCAGATATTAGAAACTCTAGAGTTATTGATATTATAGAAGAATTAGAAACTTATCATGTCAATGTAGATGTTTATGATCCATGGGCATCGAAAGAAGAAGTAAAGCATGAGTATAATTTAGACCTTATCAACGATTTTGGTGATTTAAGTTCAGATTACGATGCCGTTATCTTAGCAGTTTCACATAACGAATTCTTAAAACTGGATATCACTAAGTTGAAAAAACAAACCAGTGTTGTTTTCGATGTAAAATCATTACTTCCAATAGACACTATAGACGCAAGATTATAATGTATTCAAACCCACATCACACCACAGACCTATCAAAGTTAAGTTTTTTAATCACAGGAGGTGGAGGCTTTATTGGCTCTAATCTTACAGAATACTTACTGAAGTATAACGCTAAAAAAGTTAGGGTTTTAGATAATTTTTCTAACGGTCACCGCGAAAACTTAACAGAGTTTATGGACCATCCTGCTTTCGAATTGATAGAAAGCGATATTAGGGATTTGGACACTTGTAAAATGGCAATGGATGGGATGGACTATGTCTCTCACCAAGCCGCTTTAGGTTCTGTACCACGTTCTATCAATGATCCAGCTACAACGAATGAAGTTAATATTTCCGGATTTTTAAATATGATGATTGCTTTGAAGGATAGTCCAACGGTAAAACGTATGGTATACGCAGCGTCAAGTTCAACTTATGGAGATAGTAAAGCATTACCAAAAGTCGAGGATACCATCGGAAAACCGTTGTCACCTTACGCTGTTACAAAGTATGTCAACGAATTGTATGCCGATGTATTTGGTACTACTTATGATACTGATGTTATTGGTTTAAGATATTTTAATGTTTTTGGACCAAAGCAAAGTCCTAATGGCGCATATGCAGCAGTGATTCCTTTGTTCATGCAGGCCTTGAAAGATAATAATTCGCCTAAAATAAACGGCGATGGAGAGCAAACTAGGGACTTTACCTTTATAGATAATGTTGTTCAAGCTAATGTAAAAGGATTCTTTGCTTCTAATGATGCAAAAAATGAAGTCTTTAATGTGGCCTGTGGTGAGCGTATTACCATCAATTACTTATGGGAGTCGCTTCGGCTTGCAGCAGATTCAGACTTAAAAGCCATATATGGTCCAAACAGACAAGGTGATGTTAGGGATTCTTTAGCAGATATTTCTAAAGGCGAAAAACTATTAGGTTATAAACCAAAATATACTGTAAGGGAAGGTTTGAAGATTACTTGGGACTATTTTAATTAATGATCACAATTTAGCTGATATCAAAATAAGTTGATTTTTGTTTTTTTTACGATACTTTTACCATTGAAACTAAAGTTAAAATGTCATAAATTATCATAAATCCTTTTAAGATTAAGGCAAAATAAGGGTGTTTCTTTCGTAGTGGTAAATAGTTGCCAAATTTAATTCCTGTCCATAATAAATCTGTAAAACCCTATGTTTTAATCCATTTTAGGGCAACTTAGTAGTAATTCACAGGACGCTGATTCTAAAGAAAAATCTAAAATTGATATATAACTGTACATCAGAATATTAAAAAAGATAGTATATTTCCCGAGAATTACAATCAACTCGTTTAAACTTTTTTAATTTACTGAGACCATTTATCTTTTGAATCACATTTTATCATTACTAGCTTTCATAGTTTTTTATAGCTTCGATAACAATGGATATTTTGGCAAAGTTTAAGTGTGATTCTGCATAAATTAAAATTGGCACTAACAAGTCAAATTAATTTTAACACGATATCTATCGATACACTAACATTCAAAAGGGTTATTCGAGTTTAATCTATAAATTAAATAGTTTTTAATTGATGACAAATATTTTGGTTACTGGCGGAGCAGGTCAGTTAGGAAGTACATTAGCGTCTAAACTGGCGTTAAAAAAAAATGTTACAATTGTTATAATAGATAACTTATCCACGGGTAGCAGACTCAAAGTTCCCGTTCGGGATAATATAAAATTTATTAAGGCAGATGTCAATAACTACAAAGACATCATGTCTATTTTTGCCACCTTTAGATTCAAGTATGTATTCCATTTTGCAGCAGTTGTTGGCGTGGAAAGAACATTAGAAAATCCAATTGCTGTATTAGATGATATTGATGGCATTAAAAATATATTGTCATTATCGAAAAACTCTGGAGTAGAGCGCGTATTTTATTCAAGTTCATCCGAAGTTTATGGCGAACCGTTCGAAATTCCGCAAAATGAAAATACAACACCATTAAATAGTAGATTACCATATGCCATTGTTAAAAATGTGGGTGAGGCATTTTTTAGATCCTATCAGCGGGAATATGATTTAGACTATACTATTTTTCGCTTTTTTAATACATATGGGCCTTCGCAAAGTGATGATTTTGTGATGCCGAGATTTATAAAATTGGCCATGA encodes:
- a CDS encoding NAD-dependent epimerase/dehydratase family protein, producing the protein MTNILVTGGAGQLGSTLASKLALKKNVTIVIIDNLSTGSRLKVPVRDNIKFIKADVNNYKDIMSIFATFRFKYVFHFAAVVGVERTLENPIAVLDDIDGIKNILSLSKNSGVERVFYSSSSEVYGEPFEIPQNENTTPLNSRLPYAIVKNVGEAFFRSYQREYDLDYTIFRFFNTYGPSQSDDFVMPRFIKLAMNDQPIPIYGKGDQTRSFCYVDDNIDTCLSALEDDNYINEVLNVGNDVEISILELALRIIERTGSKSQITFLSSLKEGDMTRRCPDITKMRDLLGRDLISLNEGIDKMIQHYNISTFQKA